The DNA region GCGGGGCGCACAAGCTGATCGGGGCCCTGGACGCCTTCGGAATCGGCGTCGCCGGCCGGCACTGCCTGGACGCCGGCGCCTCGACCGGCGGATTCACCGAGGTGCTGCTCGACCGGGGTGCCGCCCGGGTGGTCGCGGTGGACGTCGGCTACGGCCAGATCGCGTGGTCGTTGCGCACCGATGAGCGGGTGGTGGTGATCGAACGCACCAACGTCCGCAGCCTGACCCCGGAGATGGTCGGTGCGCCCGCGCAGTTGATCGTCGCCGACCTGTCGTTCATCTCGCTGGCCACCGTGCTGCCGGCGCTGGCCGGTTGCGCGGCACCGGACGCCGATATCGTTCCGATGGTGAAACCGCAGTTCGAGGTCGGACGCCGACAAGTCGGTGCCGGCGGGGTGGTCTCGGATCCGGCGTTGCGCGCCGAGGCGGTGCTCGCGGTGGCCCACCGCGCCCACGAGTTGGGCTGGGGCACCGTCGCCGTGACCGCCAGCCCGTTGCCGGGACCGTCCGGCAACGTCGAATACTTTCTGCATCTGCGCGCCGCTGCCGAGCCACTGACCGGCGATGCGTTGACCGCGGCCGTCCACGAAGCCGTTGCGAGGGGCCCACAATGAACACCGGAGAACGACAGCGCACCGTGTTGCTGGTCGCGCACAGTGGCCGTGAAGAAGCCACCGACACCGCCCGCCGGGTGGAGAAGGTTCTGGCCGAACACGGCATCGCGTTACGCATGCTGACCTCCGAGGCCGTCGACAAGGGCTCGCTGCACCTGGAATCCGGTGACCGCGGCGAACCCGGTGGCGAGACCGACCGGGCCGACCCCGACAGCGGGGCCGCCCAGGGCTGCGAGTTGGTGTTGGTGCTCGGCGGCGACGGGACATTCCTGCGGGCCGCGGAATTGGCCCGCAGCGCCGGCATTCCGGTGCTGGGCGTCAATCTGGGCCGGATCGGATTCCTGGCGGAGGCCGAGGCCGACACCATCGACCAGGTGCTGGACAAGATCATCGCCCGCGACTACCGGGTCGAGGACCGGATGACGCTGGACGTGGTGGTGCGCGTCGACGGGCAGGTCGTCGACAGCGGATGGGCGCTCAACGAGGCCAGCATGGAGAAGGGCCCGCAACTGGGGGTGCTGGGCGTCGTCGTCGAGGTGGACGGGCGGCCGGTGTCGACGTTCGGCTGTGACGGAGTGCTGGTGTCGACTCCGACCGGTTCCACCGCCTACGCGTTCTCCGCCGGCGGCCCGGTGCTCTGGCCGGACCTGGACGCGATCCTGGTGGTGCCCAACAACGCCCACGCCCTGTTCGCCCGTCCCATGGTGACCAGTCCGAACTCCGCGATCGCCATCGAGGTGGAAAGCGACGGCCACGACGCACTGGTGTTCTGCGACGGCCGCCGCAAGATGCTGGTCCCCGCGGGCGGACGTCTCGAGGTGCAACGCGGTGTCGCCCCGGTGAAATGGGCGCGGCTGGGCCGCTCGCCGTTCACCGACCGATTGGTCCGCAAGTTCCGGCTGCCGGTCACCGGCTGGCGCGGACAGTAGGGACGCCGGCCGGTGCTGACCGAGATCCGTATCGAGTCCCTGGGCGCGATCAGTGCGGCCACCGCCGAATTCGACCGTGGCCTGACGGTGCTGA from Mycolicibacter sp. MU0083 includes:
- a CDS encoding NAD kinase; this translates as MNTGERQRTVLLVAHSGREEATDTARRVEKVLAEHGIALRMLTSEAVDKGSLHLESGDRGEPGGETDRADPDSGAAQGCELVLVLGGDGTFLRAAELARSAGIPVLGVNLGRIGFLAEAEADTIDQVLDKIIARDYRVEDRMTLDVVVRVDGQVVDSGWALNEASMEKGPQLGVLGVVVEVDGRPVSTFGCDGVLVSTPTGSTAYAFSAGGPVLWPDLDAILVVPNNAHALFARPMVTSPNSAIAIEVESDGHDALVFCDGRRKMLVPAGGRLEVQRGVAPVKWARLGRSPFTDRLVRKFRLPVTGWRGQ
- a CDS encoding TlyA family RNA methyltransferase — protein: MSRRARVDAELVRRGLARSRQQAAELIAAGKVTIDGIPAVKPATAVAITAALAVADDGERTWVSRGAHKLIGALDAFGIGVAGRHCLDAGASTGGFTEVLLDRGAARVVAVDVGYGQIAWSLRTDERVVVIERTNVRSLTPEMVGAPAQLIVADLSFISLATVLPALAGCAAPDADIVPMVKPQFEVGRRQVGAGGVVSDPALRAEAVLAVAHRAHELGWGTVAVTASPLPGPSGNVEYFLHLRAAAEPLTGDALTAAVHEAVARGPQ